Part of the Ammospiza caudacuta isolate bAmmCau1 chromosome 3, bAmmCau1.pri, whole genome shotgun sequence genome, TGGTGACCATCGGCTTCTTCTCGTGCGTCAGCACGCTCTGCATCGGCGCCGCCGCCTTCTCGCACTACGAGAACTGGAGCTTCTTCCAGGCCTACTACTACTGCTTCATCACGCTGACCACCATCGGCTTCGGCGACTACGTGGCGCTGCAGAAGGACCACGCGCTGCAGACGCAGCCGCAGTACGTGGCCTTCAGCTTCGTCTACATCCTCACGGGGCTGACGGTCATCGGCGCCTTCCTCAACCTGGTGGTGCTACGCTTCATGACCATGAACGCCGAGGACGAGCGCCGCGACGCCGAGCAGCGGGCGCTGCTCAGCCGGGGCGCTCGCTCCGGAGCCGTGGCCGCCGTCCCCGAGGCCGCCGCGGTGGCCCCGGCCGAGAGCGGCTTCAGGAACGTCTACGCCGAGGTGCTGCACTTCCAGTCGGTGTGCTCGTGCCTGTGGTACAAGAGCCGCGAGAAGCTGCAGTATTCCATCCCCATGATCATTCCCAGGGATTTGTCCAGCTCGGACACGGGCGTGGAGCGCAGCCACTCGTCGCCCGCGCGCTGCCCCGAGACTCCGGAGCACCGGTGCTTCTGCCGCTCCCGGCGCTCCGCCATCAGCTCCGTGTCCACCGGGCTCCAGAGCCTGGCGGCGTTCCCGGGATTCGCCAAGAGACGCAGCTCCGTGTAGCCCCCATCACACCCTCCCATCCCGGATCCCTCCTGGAGCGGGAGGAAGCTGCTCCAGACTTGGGAATGACgccggagcggggccgtgcCCGTTGGCTCCAGAAtggattttaatttaaaacctcttggattttaatttcacacacacacacacacacacacacacaaaaaccaccCCTTGAAAATGTGAAACTTGGGAGAGCGGGAGAGCCTCGGAATTGAGGGGCACGTCCCACTGTGGGCAGCTCTGGATCCTCGGGAATTCCCCGAGGAAGCGCAGAGGGACCCGACGGCCGCGGAAATCAGGCTAAGAGGGGCTTAGCCGGAGCTTTTCCACATCAGCCGCCCGCAAAAGCAGCCGGGAGTCACGtaggctgctccaaaccctgggatttggggctgtctTAACCCAAATTCGTGgcggggcagagctgggagtcCTCGGGATTTAGCGGGAATCATCCGTGGGAGGCTGGCTGATCCCACGGGATATCCGT contains:
- the KCNK3 gene encoding potassium channel subfamily K member 3, yielding MKRQNVRTLALIVCTFTYLLVGAAVFDALESEAETAERRRLEAKSDELKRKYNLSAESYGELERVVLKLKPHNAGVQWKFAGSFYFAITVITTIGYGHAAPSTDGGKVFCMLYALLGIPLTLVMFQSLGERINTLVRSLLRRLKKRLGMRRPEVSMANMVTIGFFSCVSTLCIGAAAFSHYENWSFFQAYYYCFITLTTIGFGDYVALQKDHALQTQPQYVAFSFVYILTGLTVIGAFLNLVVLRFMTMNAEDERRDAEQRALLSRGARSGAVAAVPEAAAVAPAESGFRNVYAEVLHFQSVCSCLWYKSREKLQYSIPMIIPRDLSSSDTGVERSHSSPARCPETPEHRCFCRSRRSAISSVSTGLQSLAAFPGFAKRRSSV